A genomic window from Vigna radiata var. radiata cultivar VC1973A chromosome 2, Vradiata_ver6, whole genome shotgun sequence includes:
- the LOC106754551 gene encoding calcium/calmodulin-regulated receptor-like kinase 1, with product MREESIGIVIGVSIGVVIGLVLAIFAFFCHRYHRKRSQIGNSSSRRAATIPIRAHGADSCTILSDSTLGPESPIKSGRYGLPFWLEGFKKSSNMVPASGLPEYAYKDLQKATHNFTTVIGQGAFGPVYKAQMSTGEIVAVKVLATNSKQGEKEFHTEVMLLGRLHHRNLVNLVGYCAEKGQHMLVYVYMSNGSLASHLYCSDVNEALCWDLRVNIALDVAKGLEYLHDGAVPPVIHRDIKSSNILLDQSMRARVADFGLSREEMVDKHAAIRGTFGYLDPEYISSGTFTKKSDVYSFGVLLFEIIAGRNPQQGLMEYVELAAMNIEGKVGWEEIVDSHLQGNFHVKELNEVAAIAYKCINRAPNKRPSMRDIVQVLTRILKSRHHGNHHKNSLSATDEVFIDPDQLETMISVTDHRREESKDNPATEVYDE from the exons ATGAGAGAGGAGTCAATAGGGATAGTTATCGGGGTTTCCATAGGGGTAGTTATTGGACTGGTTTTGGCAATTTTTGCATTCTTCTGCCACAGGTATCATCGGAAGCGTTCACAGATAGGCAATAGCAGTTCTAGAAGGGCTGCTACCATTCCAATCCGCGCACATGGTGCTGATTCTTGCACCATTCTATCAGACTCAACCTTAGGTCCAGAGTCACCCATAAAGTCTGGAAGGTATGGCCTTCCCTTTTGGCTTGAAGGGTTTAAGAAGAGTAGTAACATGGTCCCAGCATCTGGCCTACCTGAATATGCATACAA gGATTTGCAGAAAGCAACACATAATTTTACAACAGTCATAGGACAAGGTGCATTTGGTCCGGTTTATAAAGCTCAGATGTCTACTGGTGAGATTGTTGCAGTTAAAGTTCTTGCAACTAATTCTAAGCAAGGGGAGAAAGAATTTCACACAGAG GTCATGTTGTTGGGAAGGTTACACCACAGAAATCTGGTGAATTTGGTTGGATATTGTGCAGAAAAGGGGCAACATATGCTTGTATATGTATACATGAGTAATGGTAGCTTGGCATCCCACTTGTATTGTA GTGATGTAAATGAAGCACTGTGCTGGGATTTGAGGGTCAACATAGCTTTAGATGTGGCAAAAGGCTTGGAGTATCTTCATGATGGG GCAGTTCCCCCTGTAATCCATAGAGACATCAAATCTTCCAATATTCTGTTGGATCAATCCATGCGAGCCAGG GTTGCTGATTTTGGACTTTCAAGAGAAGAGATGGTGGACAAACATGCAGCCATTAGGGGTACCTTTGGCTATCTTGACCCTGAGTATATATCATCAGGAACATTCACCAAGAAAAGTGATGTATACAGTTTTGGAGTGttgttatttgaaattatagCTGGCAGAAATCCTCAGCAGGGTCTTATGGAATATGTTGAGCTT GCAGCAATGAACATCGAGGGAAAAGTTGGGTGGGAAGAGATTGTGGATTCTCACCTTCAAGGAAACTTTCATGTGAAGGAACTGAATGAAGTTGCAGCAATAGCTTACAAATGCATCAACCGTGCACCAAATAAACGTCCTTCTATGAGGGACATTGTGCAAGTGTTAACAAGGATTCTTAAATCAAGGCACCATGGGAACCATCACAAGAATTCCTTGTCAGCCACAGATGAAGTTTTCATTGATCCTGACCAGCTAGAGACCATGATTTCAGTCACTGACCACAGGAGAGAAGAATCTAAGGATAATCCTGCGACAGAGGTGTACGATGAGTAG
- the LOC106780512 gene encoding uncharacterized protein LOC106780512, which translates to MPGLRPRPFKDSVCRNPLRSMEELRQRTADEIRVEDMKQSYRKELQEAKSEKQESRRDSQGGRPGSDKAREGPRNPRFPQYTQLNAPRARILQELLSAQIMKVPQQRPTPPGADNSKHCLYHQNMGHNTEDCVTLKDKIEEMIRSGLLQQYVKGNRTVEYRGGRERKEYVRPSFPHSDEKRAYTRSPPRSARTHRPSDDHDNRYTGGRKNNARRSRSRSQERGHSRPLRGVINTISGGFASGGQSSSARKRSIRTLRSIHAVEVPKRTMLPITFIDEDFHAPDPEQDDPMVITVEVARYEISKVLVDQGSSVNILYWKTFQQMDISEDLIVPFGEQLVGFARERVDTRGYLDLRIRLEPAAPAKKRKLDSCW; encoded by the coding sequence ATGCCCGGACTGCGTCCCAGACCGTTTAAAGACAGCGTATGCCGGAATCCTCTTAGGAGTATGGAGGAATTGCGTCAGCGAACGGCTGACGAGATCAGGGTAGAGGATATGAAACAAAGCTACCGGAAAGAACTCCAGGAGGCGAAGTCGGAAAAGCAGGAAAGCCGGCGGGACAGTCAGGGCGGTCGCCCAGGTAGCGACAAGGCGAGAGAGGGACCCCGGAATCCCCGGTTCCCGCAGTACACACAGTTGAACGCCCCTAGGGCCCGGATACTGCAAGAATTGCTTAGCGCCCAAATAATGAAGGTGCCACAACAGCGTCCGACCCCCCCGGGAGCGGACAATTCTAAACACTGTTTGTACCATCAAAACATGGGTCACAACACTGAAGATTGCGTAacattgaaagataaaatagaagaaatgaTCAGGTCTGGACTGTTGCAGCAATATGTGAAAGGAAATCGAACGGTGGAATACCGTGGCGGCCGAGAGCGAAAGGAGTACGTGAGGCCAAGCTTTCCCCATTCTGACGAAAAGAGAGCCTACACGAGAAGCCCCCCTCGGTCTGCGAGGACCCACCGGCCATCTGACGACCACGACAATCGATATACGGGGGGCCGGAAAAATAACGCTAGGAGATCACGCAGTCGAAGTCAAGAGAGAGGCCATAGTCGCCCGTTGAGGGGAGTCATCAATACCATCTCAGGCGGGTTCGCTAGCGGAGGACAGTCCTCGTCCGCCCGCAAGAGAAGTATCAGGACGTTGCGGTCCATCCATGCCGTGGAGGTCCCTAAGAGAACAATGTTGCCCATTACCTTCATAGACGAAGACTTCCATGCCCCCGACCCCGAGCAAGACGACCCCATGGTCATCACCGTGGAGGTAGCGCGGTACGAGATCAGCAAGGTGTTGGTAGATCAAGGCAGCTCGGTGAACATCCTCTACTGGAAAACGTTCCAGCAAATGGATATTTCGGAAGACCTAATAGTCCCATTTGGTGAGCAGCTGGTGGGATTCGCCAGGGAAAGAGTTGACACCCGAGGCTACCTTGACTTGAGAATACGTTTGGAACCAGCCGCTCCAGCGAAGAAAAGAAAGTTAGATTCTTGCTGGTAG